A stretch of the Massilia varians genome encodes the following:
- a CDS encoding methyl-accepting chemotaxis protein: protein MAFLNNLKVGTRLALGFALVLVLLIAVTVVGILRMAQIQDRLDKVVSVSNVSTGLVIEMRNNVSDRIASLRVLTLMTDPADMEPEMVKFKEQTRKYEEAQKKLSALFAAHASDKEKALLAQIKESEGLAMPAIAKASELYLSNNAMDATRVMIREVRPVQKKWTDALDQLAALEEKQNAQSKADAESEFVNARNFMIGMLVAAVAMGIAAAWVISRSLRKQLGGEPAYTAQIAASIAHGDLAVAIETEESDRGSLLVEMKEMRNSLVGIVQQVRRGTETIGTASREIAAGNIDLSSRTELQASSLEKTASAMEELTSTVKQNADNARQANALAATASDVARKGGEVVSQVVGTMGEINSSASKISDIIGVIDGIAFQTNILALNAAVEAARAGEQGRGFAVVASEVRNLAQRSAAAAKEIKTLIGDSVEKVERGSKLVGQAGVTMDEVVTSVKRVTDIMSEIANASAEQSAGIEQVNLSIIEMDSMTQQNAALVEEAAAAAQSLQDQASELARVVSIFKLSEGEQYQAEAAPAAVATSTAVVVRPAAAKRPAPALKKPAVKKPAAAPAAAKEDAPAAPAPKAKKAATVASDEWEEF from the coding sequence ATGGCTTTTTTGAATAACTTGAAGGTCGGTACCCGCCTCGCGCTCGGTTTCGCACTGGTGCTGGTGCTGCTGATCGCCGTGACCGTGGTCGGCATCCTGCGCATGGCGCAGATCCAGGACCGCCTCGACAAGGTCGTCAGCGTGAGCAATGTCTCGACCGGCCTGGTCATCGAGATGCGCAACAACGTGAGCGACCGCATCGCGTCGCTGCGCGTGCTGACCCTGATGACCGATCCGGCCGACATGGAACCGGAAATGGTCAAGTTCAAGGAACAGACCCGCAAGTACGAGGAAGCCCAGAAGAAGCTGTCGGCACTGTTCGCCGCCCACGCCAGCGACAAGGAAAAAGCCCTGCTGGCCCAGATCAAGGAATCCGAAGGCCTGGCCATGCCGGCCATCGCCAAGGCGTCCGAACTGTACCTGTCGAATAACGCGATGGACGCCACCCGCGTCATGATCCGCGAAGTGCGTCCGGTGCAGAAGAAGTGGACCGACGCGCTGGACCAGCTGGCCGCCCTGGAAGAAAAGCAGAACGCCCAGAGCAAGGCCGACGCCGAATCGGAATTCGTCAACGCCCGTAACTTCATGATCGGCATGCTGGTCGCCGCCGTCGCCATGGGCATCGCGGCAGCCTGGGTCATCTCGCGCAGCCTGCGCAAGCAGCTGGGCGGCGAGCCGGCCTACACCGCGCAGATCGCCGCCAGCATCGCCCACGGCGACCTGGCCGTGGCAATCGAGACCGAAGAATCGGACCGCGGCAGCCTGCTGGTGGAAATGAAGGAAATGCGCAACAGCCTGGTCGGCATCGTCCAGCAGGTCCGCCGCGGCACCGAAACCATCGGCACCGCTTCGCGTGAAATCGCGGCCGGCAACATCGACCTGTCCTCGCGTACCGAACTGCAGGCCAGCTCGCTGGAAAAGACCGCCTCGGCAATGGAAGAGCTGACCTCGACCGTCAAGCAGAACGCCGACAACGCCCGTCAGGCCAACGCCCTGGCCGCGACCGCCTCGGACGTGGCGCGCAAGGGTGGCGAAGTGGTGTCGCAGGTGGTGGGCACCATGGGCGAGATCAACAGCTCGGCCAGCAAGATCTCGGACATCATCGGCGTGATCGACGGCATCGCCTTCCAGACCAACATCCTGGCGCTGAACGCCGCGGTGGAAGCGGCCCGTGCCGGCGAGCAGGGACGCGGCTTCGCGGTCGTGGCATCGGAAGTGCGCAACCTGGCCCAGCGTTCGGCCGCGGCGGCGAAAGAAATTAAGACCCTGATCGGTGACTCGGTCGAGAAGGTCGAGCGCGGCAGCAAGCTGGTCGGCCAGGCCGGCGTGACGATGGATGAAGTGGTGACGAGCGTGAAGCGCGTGACCGACATCATGAGCGAAATCGCCAACGCCAGCGCCGAGCAGAGCGCCGGCATCGAACAGGTGAACCTGTCGATCATCGAGATGGACAGCATGACCCAGCAGAACGCCGCCTTGGTGGAAGAGGCCGCTGCCGCCGCGCAGAGCCTGCAGGACCAGGCAAGCGAACTGGCCCGCGTCGTCAGCATCTTCAAGCTGAGCGAGGGCGAGCAATACCAGGCCGAGGCAGCACCAGCTGCCGTGGCCACCAGCACCGCGGTAGTGGTGCGCCCGGCCGCCGCCAAGCGTCCGGCTCCGGCCCTCAAAAAGCCGGCAGTGAAAAAGCCTGCCGCAGCCCCGGCTGCGGCGAAGGAAGATGCACCGGCCGCACCGGCTCCTAAAGCCAAGAAAGCCGCCACCGTCGCCAGCGACGAGTGGGAAGAATTCTAA
- a CDS encoding energy transducer TonB, which yields MKNLTVKLIAAMTLASAAGATFAAEVPASFDPKKCAVEYPKASLMNEEQGTTSASFLVSADGTVTESKLEKSSGFKNLDKAALKGLSACKFKPGTKDGAPAATWTKVDYAWKLD from the coding sequence ATGAAAAACCTGACCGTGAAACTGATCGCTGCAATGACCCTCGCCTCCGCCGCCGGCGCAACCTTCGCTGCCGAAGTGCCGGCTTCGTTCGACCCGAAGAAGTGCGCGGTCGAATACCCGAAGGCGTCGCTGATGAACGAAGAGCAGGGCACCACTTCGGCATCGTTCCTGGTCAGCGCCGACGGCACCGTGACCGAGTCGAAACTGGAAAAGTCGAGCGGTTTCAAGAACCTGGACAAGGCTGCCCTGAAAGGCCTGTCGGCATGCAAGTTCAAGCCGGGCACCAAGGACGGCGCACCGGCCGCGACCTGGACCAAGGTCGACTACGCCTGGAAACTGGACTGA
- a CDS encoding YXWGXW repeat-containing protein, whose translation MKTILAASAAVLISAAAFAPVQAQAQGRTEVIVVHKAPPPLRHESIPAARRGYEWVPGYWNWNGRRYVWERGHYERVRAGYVYQQPVWRQDRNGWYMDRGGWVRDNHRMARRDRDGDGVPNRYDARPNNPNRY comes from the coding sequence ATGAAAACGATTCTTGCCGCTTCCGCAGCTGTCCTGATCAGTGCCGCAGCCTTCGCGCCGGTCCAGGCGCAAGCCCAGGGCCGCACCGAAGTGATCGTGGTGCACAAGGCGCCGCCGCCGCTGCGCCACGAGAGCATCCCCGCCGCCCGCCGCGGCTACGAATGGGTGCCGGGCTACTGGAACTGGAACGGCCGCCGCTACGTGTGGGAACGCGGTCACTACGAGCGGGTGCGTGCCGGCTACGTCTACCAGCAGCCGGTGTGGCGCCAGGACCGCAACGGCTGGTACATGGACCGCGGCGGCTGGGTCCGCGACAACCACCGCATGGCGCGCCGCGACCGTGACGGCGACGGCGTCCCGAACCGCTACGATGCCCGCCCGAACAACCCGAACCGCTACTAA
- a CDS encoding sensor domain-containing diguanylate cyclase, translated as MILAHPAPTPITSLTAKKRPAVLYAIRLMLLFCALLAAAQVWSAWSARQSRLDEHAAATSNMAKALAAQAESTVRIVDTVLAGVVERVEHDGVTLAASERLRSHMRNMALQVKELHSLSIYDADGRWLVTSAERLLPGSYAEHDYFQFHLNNRSRNAYIGKPFRSSLTGVWLLPVSRRLDHPDGSFAGVALGTIQIAYFAELYESFDVGQEGVVMLARDDGTLIYRRPFNEKLIGTSIADGPVFTMYRSSGPVGTAMLRSKIDGVVRLYSYRHLNALPLIVATAQSRKEILAEWQQSTLFMSGATVLVVLLLAGVGARLVRQIMIRDQLEAELRIAEEHLQERNQELTVLATRDGLTGLANRRHFEDTLRLELNRAGRTGAPLSLVLLDVNDHYGHVAGDDCLRQVAAALRGGLTRPTDLAARYGGEEFAVVLPATGQSGARYVAERLRLAVLDLGIAHAANPPGLVSISAGTCTFHGKPCEDDDPEAFVRQADALLYRAKAEGRNRVAADSDTTGTAPSEFSI; from the coding sequence ATGATCCTAGCGCACCCGGCCCCGACTCCCATCACCAGCCTCACGGCCAAGAAGCGGCCGGCCGTCCTGTACGCAATCCGCCTGATGCTGCTGTTCTGCGCGCTGCTGGCCGCCGCCCAGGTCTGGAGCGCCTGGAGCGCGCGCCAGAGCCGACTGGACGAGCATGCGGCCGCGACCTCGAACATGGCCAAGGCCCTCGCGGCCCAGGCCGAGAGCACGGTGCGGATCGTCGACACGGTGCTGGCCGGCGTGGTCGAGCGGGTCGAGCATGACGGTGTGACGCTGGCCGCGAGCGAGCGCCTGCGCTCCCACATGCGCAACATGGCGCTGCAGGTGAAGGAACTGCACAGCCTGTCCATATATGACGCGGACGGCAGGTGGCTGGTCACCTCGGCCGAACGTCTGCTTCCCGGCAGCTACGCCGAGCACGACTATTTCCAGTTCCACCTGAATAACCGCAGCCGCAACGCCTATATCGGCAAACCGTTTCGCAGCAGCTTGACCGGCGTGTGGCTGCTGCCGGTGTCGCGCCGCCTCGACCATCCCGACGGCAGCTTTGCCGGGGTGGCGCTGGGCACCATCCAGATCGCCTACTTCGCCGAACTGTACGAAAGCTTCGACGTCGGCCAGGAAGGCGTGGTCATGCTGGCGCGCGACGACGGCACCCTGATCTACCGCCGGCCCTTCAACGAGAAGCTGATCGGCACCAGCATTGCCGATGGGCCGGTGTTCACGATGTACCGCTCTTCGGGCCCGGTCGGCACCGCCATGCTGCGCTCCAAGATCGATGGCGTCGTGCGCCTGTACAGCTACCGCCACCTGAACGCCCTGCCCCTGATCGTCGCGACCGCGCAGTCCAGGAAGGAGATCCTGGCCGAGTGGCAGCAGTCGACCCTCTTCATGTCCGGCGCCACCGTGCTGGTGGTGCTGCTGCTGGCCGGCGTCGGCGCGCGCCTGGTGCGCCAGATCATGATCCGCGACCAGCTCGAGGCCGAGCTGCGCATCGCGGAGGAGCACCTGCAGGAGCGCAACCAGGAGCTGACCGTGCTGGCGACCCGCGACGGCCTGACCGGCCTGGCCAACCGCCGCCATTTCGAGGACACGCTGCGCCTCGAGCTCAATCGCGCCGGTCGTACCGGGGCGCCGCTGTCGCTGGTGCTGCTGGACGTCAACGACCATTACGGCCACGTGGCCGGCGACGACTGCCTGCGGCAGGTGGCGGCGGCCCTGCGCGGCGGCCTGACCCGTCCGACCGACCTGGCGGCCCGCTATGGCGGCGAGGAGTTCGCGGTCGTCCTGCCCGCCACCGGCCAGTCCGGCGCGCGCTACGTGGCCGAGCGCCTGCGCCTGGCGGTCCTCGATCTCGGCATCGCGCATGCCGCCAATCCTCCCGGCCTGGTGAGCATCAGCGCGGGGACCTGCACCTTCCACGGCAAGCCGTGCGAGGACGACGATCCGGAGGCCTTCGTGCGCCAGGCCGACGCCCTGCTCTACCGCGCCAAGGCCGAAGGCCGCAACCGGGTCGCGGCCGATTCCGACACTACCGGCACCGCGCCGTCCGAGTTCTCCATATAA
- the murI gene encoding glutamate racemase, which yields MTTPTLSPGAPVGIFDSGVGGFSVLRHIQAQLPHEALLYFADSGFAPYGDKPEHVVIERVLGIAAFLVARGVKALVVACNTATVAAVRILREHYPDMPIIGVEPGLKPGAASTRQGTVGVLATERTLAGEKFLLLRDQIAAATGARFLLQPCVGLADQIEFGEPGSPALDAMLERYIAPLLAQGADTLVLGCTHYPLVQASIERVIRRHTDAGVTLIDTGDAVARQLARLLEAAGLLRPAGDAGAQLEGFTSASGTALCAAFASLLGQNPPVHEVAIGATPSNPAGTHI from the coding sequence ATGACCACACCCACCCTCTCCCCTGGCGCCCCGGTCGGCATCTTCGACTCGGGCGTCGGCGGCTTTTCGGTACTGCGCCACATCCAGGCGCAGCTGCCGCACGAAGCTCTCCTGTATTTCGCCGACTCCGGCTTTGCCCCCTACGGCGACAAGCCGGAACACGTCGTCATCGAGCGCGTGCTCGGCATCGCCGCCTTCCTGGTAGCGCGTGGCGTCAAAGCCCTGGTCGTGGCCTGCAACACTGCCACCGTCGCCGCCGTGCGCATCCTGCGCGAGCACTATCCCGACATGCCCATCATCGGCGTCGAGCCGGGCCTGAAACCCGGCGCGGCCAGCACCCGCCAGGGCACGGTCGGCGTGCTGGCCACCGAGCGCACCCTCGCCGGCGAAAAATTCCTGCTGCTGCGCGACCAGATCGCCGCCGCGACCGGCGCGCGCTTCCTGCTCCAGCCCTGCGTCGGCCTGGCCGACCAGATCGAGTTCGGCGAACCGGGCAGCCCGGCGCTCGACGCCATGCTGGAGCGTTACATCGCCCCGCTGCTGGCGCAGGGCGCCGACACCCTGGTGCTCGGCTGCACCCACTATCCGCTGGTGCAGGCCTCGATCGAGCGCGTGATCCGGCGCCATACCGATGCCGGGGTGACGCTGATCGACACCGGCGACGCTGTGGCGCGCCAGCTGGCGCGTCTGCTCGAGGCCGCGGGGCTGCTGCGCCCGGCCGGGGACGCTGGCGCGCAGCTGGAAGGTTTCACCAGCGCCAGCGGCACCGCCCTGTGCGCCGCCTTCGCCAGCCTGCTGGGGCAAAATCCGCCCGTGCACGAGGTCGCGATCGGCGCCACGCCATCGAACCCGGCAGGAACACACATTTAG
- a CDS encoding fumarate hydratase: MATVITQSDLIESVAAALQYISYYHPADYIQHLARAYETEQSPAAKDAIAQILTNSRMCAEGKRPICQDTGIVNVFLKIGMGVRFEGFTGTVTDAVNEGVRRAYAFEDNKLRASIVADPHFERKNTKDNTPAVVHMELVEGDTVDVKVAAKGGGSENKTKFVMLNPSDSLVDWVMKTVPLMGAGWCPPGMLGIGIGGTAEKAMLMAKESLMDDIDMYELKQRGPQNKLEELRIELCDKINALGIGAQGLGGLTTVLDVKINMYPTHAASKPVAMIPNCAATRHAHFVLDGSGPAYIEPPALSTWPEVHWTPDTEKSKRVDLNTLTKEEVASWKPGQTLLLNGKMLTGRDAAHKRIQDMLSKGEQLPVDFTNRVIYYVGPVDPVGSEVVGPAGPTTATRMDKFTDMMLEKTGLISMIGKAERGPAAIESIQKHKSAYLMAVGGSAYLVSKAIKSAKVVGFEDLGMEAIYEFDVTDMPVTVAVDSTGTSVHTTGPKEWSAKIESLKGIPVTTA; this comes from the coding sequence ATGGCAACCGTTATCACCCAGAGCGACCTCATCGAATCGGTCGCGGCAGCCCTCCAGTACATCAGCTACTACCACCCGGCCGACTATATCCAGCACCTGGCGCGCGCGTATGAGACCGAGCAAAGCCCGGCCGCGAAGGACGCGATCGCCCAGATCCTGACCAATTCGCGCATGTGCGCCGAAGGCAAGCGTCCGATCTGCCAGGACACCGGCATCGTCAACGTGTTCCTGAAGATCGGCATGGGCGTGCGCTTCGAAGGCTTCACCGGCACCGTGACCGACGCCGTCAACGAAGGCGTGCGCCGCGCCTACGCGTTTGAAGACAACAAGCTGCGCGCCTCGATCGTGGCCGACCCGCACTTCGAGCGCAAGAACACCAAGGACAACACCCCGGCGGTGGTCCACATGGAGCTGGTCGAAGGCGACACGGTCGACGTGAAAGTGGCGGCCAAGGGCGGCGGCTCGGAGAACAAGACCAAGTTCGTCATGCTGAACCCGTCCGACTCGCTGGTCGACTGGGTCATGAAAACCGTGCCGCTGATGGGCGCCGGCTGGTGCCCGCCGGGCATGCTGGGCATCGGCATCGGCGGCACCGCCGAGAAGGCGATGCTGATGGCGAAGGAGTCGCTGATGGACGACATCGACATGTACGAACTGAAGCAGCGCGGCCCGCAGAACAAACTGGAAGAACTGCGTATCGAACTGTGCGACAAGATCAACGCACTGGGCATCGGCGCCCAGGGCCTGGGCGGCCTGACCACCGTGCTGGACGTGAAGATCAACATGTACCCGACCCACGCGGCCTCCAAGCCGGTGGCGATGATCCCGAACTGCGCCGCCACCCGCCACGCCCACTTCGTGCTGGACGGCTCGGGCCCGGCCTACATCGAACCGCCGGCGCTGTCCACGTGGCCGGAAGTGCACTGGACCCCGGACACCGAAAAATCCAAGCGCGTCGACCTGAACACCCTGACCAAGGAAGAAGTCGCTTCCTGGAAGCCGGGCCAGACCCTGCTGCTGAACGGCAAGATGCTGACTGGCCGCGACGCCGCGCACAAGCGCATCCAGGACATGCTGTCCAAGGGCGAACAGCTGCCGGTGGACTTCACCAACCGCGTGATCTACTACGTCGGCCCGGTCGACCCGGTCGGCAGCGAAGTCGTCGGCCCGGCAGGCCCGACCACCGCGACCCGCATGGACAAGTTCACCGACATGATGCTGGAGAAGACCGGCCTGATCTCGATGATCGGCAAGGCCGAGCGCGGCCCCGCGGCGATCGAATCGATCCAGAAGCACAAGTCGGCCTACCTGATGGCGGTCGGCGGCTCGGCCTACCTGGTCTCGAAGGCGATCAAGTCGGCCAAGGTGGTCGGCTTCGAGGACCTGGGCATGGAAGCGATCTACGAGTTCGACGTGACCGACATGCCGGTCACGGTGGCCGTCGATTCGACCGGCACCTCGGTGCACACCACCGGTCCGAAGGAGTGGTCGGCCAAGATCGAGTCGCTGAAGGGCATCCCGGTCACCACCGCCTGA
- a CDS encoding TIGR00645 family protein, whose protein sequence is MAQLIPPHEAKKLSPLNNLIFASRWLQLPLYLGLILAQCVYVFHFWVELKDLIGAALGNAASLEHILDVVTVPGATRPTKLTETTIMLVVLGLIDVVMISNLLIMVIVGGYETFVSRMHLEGHPDQPEWLSHVNASVLKTKLAMAIIGISSIHLLKTFINAANYKTETMMWQTIIHIAFLLSAMAIAYTDRIVMTTHSKH, encoded by the coding sequence ATGGCGCAGTTAATTCCTCCACACGAAGCAAAAAAGCTCAGTCCGCTTAACAACCTGATCTTCGCCAGCCGCTGGCTGCAGCTGCCGCTGTACCTCGGCCTGATCCTGGCGCAGTGCGTCTACGTGTTCCACTTCTGGGTCGAACTCAAGGACCTGATCGGCGCCGCGCTGGGCAATGCCGCATCGCTGGAACACATCCTCGATGTCGTCACCGTGCCGGGCGCAACCCGCCCGACCAAGCTGACCGAAACCACCATCATGCTGGTGGTGCTCGGCCTGATCGACGTGGTCATGATCTCCAACCTCTTGATCATGGTTATCGTCGGCGGCTACGAAACCTTCGTCTCGCGCATGCACCTCGAAGGTCACCCGGACCAGCCCGAATGGCTGTCCCACGTGAACGCCTCGGTACTCAAGACGAAACTGGCGATGGCGATCATCGGCATCTCGTCGATCCACCTGTTGAAGACCTTCATCAACGCGGCGAACTACAAGACCGAAACCATGATGTGGCAGACCATCATCCACATCGCCTTCCTGCTGTCGGCCATGGCCATCGCCTATACCGACCGCATCGTCATGACCACGCACTCCAAGCACTGA